A window from Pseudoliparis swirei isolate HS2019 ecotype Mariana Trench chromosome 17, NWPU_hadal_v1, whole genome shotgun sequence encodes these proteins:
- the thumpd2 gene encoding THUMP domain-containing protein 2 isoform X1 — translation MSDPDTGGSVVRYYCTAGNGMERFLIGEVKEKLAAEDVCQTAGKVLFSSSAAIHRVSALKAAERLFLLLRSDAPLRLPPHSGPVCVVFMSVANAAALLRSRLLGDVSQWAGAAVTWRRLQGELATRRTEEGRRGERERGDEESSEAPTLKRERDEEEEKESERKRRCEEDDGGEEASAENMHHVKPSAGALPPEPALSFRVSCKCTGSLSRCFGSQEVSRLVGGGLSRLLGWRADLKNPQLDVNVSLSNDHFLLGFPLTRLPLANRSYMKTTGLRSTVAWAMASLAQIQPGSCVVDPMCGVGTILIEAAQEHEAACFLGLDLDDGQLQRANENVEFAELGDRMQLLKASCMRLPLSSGSVDAVVCDLPFGRKFGTKTNMAANLPLILTEMERVLRVGGTLVLLLSPQLSCLLKALLNPAVPGPAPGQEAELQREPPPPRRSLEHRETLRVSLGAIDGLIHKYVKTDI, via the exons ATGAGTGACCCGGACACCGGAGGGAGCGTCGTCCGCTACTACTGCACCGCCGGTAACGGGATGGAGCGGTTCCTCATCGGCGAGGTGAAGGAGAAGCTGGCGGCGGAAGAC GTGTGTCAGACAGCAGGTAAAGTGTTGTTCAGCTCCTCCGCCGCCATCCACCGAGTCAGCGCGCTGAAGGCGGCAGAGcggctcttcctcctgctgagGAGCGACGCCCCGCTGCGCCTGCCCCCCCACAGCGGCCCAG TGTGCGTTGTCTTCATGTCGGTAGCTAACGCCGCCGCGCTGCTTCGGTCCAGACTGCTGGGCGACGTCTCTCAGTGGGCCGGCGCTGCAGTGACGTGGCGCCGCCTGCAGGGGGAGCTGGCGaccaggaggacagaggaggggaggcggggagagagggaacgaggagacgaggagtcgAGTGAAGCCCCTAcgttgaagagagagagggacgaggaagaagagaaggagtctGAGAGAAAGAGACGCTGCGAAGAGGacgatggaggagaagaagcgtCAGCAGAGAATATGCATCACG TGAAGCCGTCTGCTGGAGCTCTGCCCCCCGAGCCGGCGCTCTCCTTCAGGGTCAGCTGCAAGTGCACCGGCTCCCTGTCCCGGTGCTTCGGCTCGCAG GAGGTGAGCCGGCTGGTCGGAGGAGGTCTGAGCCGACTGCTGGGCTGGAGGGCGGACCTGAAGAACCCCCAACTAGAC GTCAATGTGTCTCTGAGCAATGACCACTTCCTGCTGGGCTTCCCTTTAACCAG GTTGCCTCTCGCCAACCGGAGCTACATGAAGACCACAGGACTCCGCTCCACTGTTGCCTGGGCGATGGCCTCTCTGGCTCAGATACAG CCCGGCTCCTGTGTGGTGGACCCGATGTGTGGAGTGGGAACCATCCTCATCGAAGCGGCTCAGGAGCACGAG GCCGCGTGCTTCCTGGGGTTGGACCTCGATGACGGACAGCTGCAGAGGGCCAATGAGAACGTAGAGTTTGCCGAGCTGGGGGACAGGATGCAGCTGCTGAAAGCTTCGTGCATGA ggctgCCTCTGTCCAGCGGCAGTGTGGACGCCGTCGTCTGCGACTTGCCGTTTGGCAGGAAGTTCGGCAccaaaaccaacatggcggccaACCTGCCACTTATCCTCACGGAgatggagag GGTCCTCCGTGTCGGTGGAACCCTGGTTCTCCTCCTGAGTCCTCAGCTGTCTTGTCTCCTGAAAGCCCTCCTGAACCCGGCGGTCCCCGGACCGGCGCCCggccaggaggcggagctccaacGCGAGCCGCCTCCCCCCCGGCGCTCCCTGGAGCACCGCGAGACCCTGAGAGTGAGCTTGGGTGCGATAGACGGACTGATCCATAAATACGTCAAGACGGACatttga
- the thumpd2 gene encoding THUMP domain-containing protein 2 isoform X2 — protein MSDPDTGGSVVRYYCTAGNGMERFLIGEVKEKLAAEDVCQTAGKVLFSSSAAIHRVSALKAAERLFLLLRSDAPLRLPPHSGPANAAALLRSRLLGDVSQWAGAAVTWRRLQGELATRRTEEGRRGERERGDEESSEAPTLKRERDEEEEKESERKRRCEEDDGGEEASAENMHHVKPSAGALPPEPALSFRVSCKCTGSLSRCFGSQEVSRLVGGGLSRLLGWRADLKNPQLDVNVSLSNDHFLLGFPLTRLPLANRSYMKTTGLRSTVAWAMASLAQIQPGSCVVDPMCGVGTILIEAAQEHEAACFLGLDLDDGQLQRANENVEFAELGDRMQLLKASCMRLPLSSGSVDAVVCDLPFGRKFGTKTNMAANLPLILTEMERVLRVGGTLVLLLSPQLSCLLKALLNPAVPGPAPGQEAELQREPPPPRRSLEHRETLRVSLGAIDGLIHKYVKTDI, from the exons ATGAGTGACCCGGACACCGGAGGGAGCGTCGTCCGCTACTACTGCACCGCCGGTAACGGGATGGAGCGGTTCCTCATCGGCGAGGTGAAGGAGAAGCTGGCGGCGGAAGAC GTGTGTCAGACAGCAGGTAAAGTGTTGTTCAGCTCCTCCGCCGCCATCCACCGAGTCAGCGCGCTGAAGGCGGCAGAGcggctcttcctcctgctgagGAGCGACGCCCCGCTGCGCCTGCCCCCCCACAGCGGCCCAG CTAACGCCGCCGCGCTGCTTCGGTCCAGACTGCTGGGCGACGTCTCTCAGTGGGCCGGCGCTGCAGTGACGTGGCGCCGCCTGCAGGGGGAGCTGGCGaccaggaggacagaggaggggaggcggggagagagggaacgaggagacgaggagtcgAGTGAAGCCCCTAcgttgaagagagagagggacgaggaagaagagaaggagtctGAGAGAAAGAGACGCTGCGAAGAGGacgatggaggagaagaagcgtCAGCAGAGAATATGCATCACG TGAAGCCGTCTGCTGGAGCTCTGCCCCCCGAGCCGGCGCTCTCCTTCAGGGTCAGCTGCAAGTGCACCGGCTCCCTGTCCCGGTGCTTCGGCTCGCAG GAGGTGAGCCGGCTGGTCGGAGGAGGTCTGAGCCGACTGCTGGGCTGGAGGGCGGACCTGAAGAACCCCCAACTAGAC GTCAATGTGTCTCTGAGCAATGACCACTTCCTGCTGGGCTTCCCTTTAACCAG GTTGCCTCTCGCCAACCGGAGCTACATGAAGACCACAGGACTCCGCTCCACTGTTGCCTGGGCGATGGCCTCTCTGGCTCAGATACAG CCCGGCTCCTGTGTGGTGGACCCGATGTGTGGAGTGGGAACCATCCTCATCGAAGCGGCTCAGGAGCACGAG GCCGCGTGCTTCCTGGGGTTGGACCTCGATGACGGACAGCTGCAGAGGGCCAATGAGAACGTAGAGTTTGCCGAGCTGGGGGACAGGATGCAGCTGCTGAAAGCTTCGTGCATGA ggctgCCTCTGTCCAGCGGCAGTGTGGACGCCGTCGTCTGCGACTTGCCGTTTGGCAGGAAGTTCGGCAccaaaaccaacatggcggccaACCTGCCACTTATCCTCACGGAgatggagag GGTCCTCCGTGTCGGTGGAACCCTGGTTCTCCTCCTGAGTCCTCAGCTGTCTTGTCTCCTGAAAGCCCTCCTGAACCCGGCGGTCCCCGGACCGGCGCCCggccaggaggcggagctccaacGCGAGCCGCCTCCCCCCCGGCGCTCCCTGGAGCACCGCGAGACCCTGAGAGTGAGCTTGGGTGCGATAGACGGACTGATCCATAAATACGTCAAGACGGACatttga